In Haliaeetus albicilla chromosome 18, bHalAlb1.1, whole genome shotgun sequence, one genomic interval encodes:
- the LOC138689904 gene encoding uncharacterized protein, with amino-acid sequence MQWNVSGGEEEGEGRASPQSPQPAAGRGGPCAAPPASLICRVEAGVHECRCPELGDHPCEHPCPSHPARSRLAGVTTQAEAVKEDLRMVRACLARCSAASQSHRALLQCLGQKQQELQKTLERLTSENCLVARCFEESGQELQQLEGQVAQMKKRFQIAKSEAVASLEEAQKAAKAAATSRGAGRDAEQSSALTASSKELLQPRVGMEGLLVHRGWGCRP; translated from the exons ATGCAGTGGAATGTCTCTGGCGGTGAAGAGGAAGGTGAGGGCAGAGCATCCCCACAGTCCCCACAGCCGGCTGCCGGGCGAGGGGGTCCGTGTGCGGCACCCCCAGCCTCGCTCATATGCCGAGTAGAGGCAGGCGTGCATGAGTGCAGATGCCCTGAGCTTGGGGACCATCCCTGCGAGCATCCGTGCCCCTCACACCCCGCTCGCTCCCGACTCGCAGGTGTAACCACCCAGGCAGAAGCGGTGAAAGAAGACCTCCGCATGGTCCGGGCGTGCCTGGCCCGCTGTTCCGCAGCATCCCAAAGCCACAGGGCGCTGCTGCAGTGTCTG gggcagaagcagcaggagctgcagaaaaccTTGGAGCGGCTCACCTCGGAG aaCTGTCTCGTGGCACGCTGTTTCGAAGAGAGCGGCCAGGAGCTCCAGCAACTGGAGGGGCAGGTGGCCCAGATGAAG AAGCGCTTTCAAATAGCAAAGAGCGAGGCAGTCGCAAGCCTGGAAGAGGCACAGAAG GCGGCAAAGGCTGCGGCGACCAGTCGAGGAGCCGGCAGAGATGCTGAGCAGAGCTCCGCGCTGACAGCAAGCAgcaaggagctgctgcagcctaGGGTAGGTATGGAGGGGCTCCTGGTccacaggggctggggctgcagaccCTGA
- the LOC104318879 gene encoding dynactin subunit 2-like: MLVLLKGSSERVSAWVGVLSTILRLPPSVFQDVFQKSLKLLQVVQETVQVLQAKVNILDVAVLDQVEARLQSVLGKVNEIAKHKATVQDADMRSKIHQIYEMMQRWDGVASTLPDVVQRLVTVRNLHEQATQFGQVLMHLDSTQQEIAGALKDNTALLAEVGPTNTHWAGVGSPSCPCRHPSIPTSGRGVVVSL; encoded by the exons ATGCTGGTTCTTCTGAAAGGTTCTTCTGAAAGGGTCTCAGCGTGGGTAGGCGTTTTGTCCACCATATTGCGACTTCCACCAAGTGTCTTTCAAGATGTCTTCCAGAAATCCCTGAAACTCCTACAAGTGGTACAG GAGACCGTGCAGGTCCTGCAGGCCAAGGTGAACATCCTGGACGTGGCCGTGCTGGACCAAGTGGAAGCCCGGCTGCAG agTGTCCTGGGGAAAGTCAATGAAATAGCCAAGCACAAGGCAACTGTGCAAGATGCCGACATGCGGAGCAAG ATCCACCAGATCTATGAGATGATGCAGCGCTGGGATGGCGTGGCCAGCACCTTGCCCGATGTTGTGCAGAGGCTGGTGACCGTCAGGAACCTGCACGAGCAAG ctaCGCAGTTCGGGCAGGTCCTCATGCACTTGGACAGCACGCAGCAGGAGATAGCGGGTGCTCTCAAGGACAACACCGCGCTGCTGGCGGAGGTGGGTCCCACCAACACCCACTGGGCTGGAGTGGGATCCCCTTCCTGCCCCTGCCGACACCCCTCCATTCCCACCTCTGggcggggggtggtggtgtctCTGTAG